Proteins from one Polynucleobacter wuianus genomic window:
- a CDS encoding DUF1624 domain-containing protein: MNMTSNASPVASFRHNRSRSRLNSIDFVRGFVLVIMVLDHTRDFFNASPQDPSATLDPFIFFTRWITHICAPVFMLLTGTAAALYASKVSSTKQVSYFLLSRGLWLIFAELLIVRFAWMFSLNLDYFFLQVIFAIGGSMLALAMMVFMPRWLIASISLVMIFGHNAVDNVHASALGHYGFLWNLLHESGLLQFGSKLEILVLYPLVPWIGVVSIGYVMGSLYQMPQDSRIRYLKIMGVILTVSFLILRWTNFYGNPVPWQMKGDTLGTIISFLNVEKYPPSLLFLLMTLGPACLLLAFAEKAQGIVVDFFTVFGRVPFFFYVTHLFLLHTLAVLYAYYTGIGMNWLFGPITSAKPENYGIAIGSVYLIWPLVIIALYPPCKWFADLKQRRKDWWLSYI; the protein is encoded by the coding sequence ATGAATATGACCAGTAATGCAAGCCCTGTTGCTAGTTTTAGGCATAACCGCTCACGTTCTCGTTTAAATTCCATCGATTTTGTGCGTGGTTTTGTGCTGGTAATCATGGTGCTGGACCATACCCGAGATTTTTTCAATGCTAGCCCTCAAGATCCGAGTGCCACATTAGACCCTTTCATTTTTTTTACACGATGGATCACGCATATTTGCGCCCCAGTATTTATGTTGTTGACGGGAACAGCCGCTGCTTTATATGCAAGTAAAGTGTCTTCGACGAAACAGGTCAGTTACTTTCTTTTATCAAGAGGTTTATGGCTTATCTTCGCAGAATTATTGATTGTCCGATTCGCTTGGATGTTTAGCCTTAATCTTGATTACTTTTTCCTGCAAGTCATTTTCGCTATTGGTGGTTCAATGCTGGCTTTAGCGATGATGGTTTTTATGCCGCGTTGGCTGATTGCAAGCATTTCATTAGTAATGATTTTTGGGCATAACGCAGTTGATAATGTGCATGCTAGTGCGCTTGGGCATTATGGATTTTTGTGGAATCTATTGCACGAATCTGGGTTACTCCAGTTTGGTAGTAAGCTTGAAATTCTGGTTTTGTATCCCTTAGTGCCCTGGATTGGCGTAGTCAGCATTGGGTATGTCATGGGTTCCCTGTATCAAATGCCCCAAGATTCTCGGATTCGCTATTTAAAAATCATGGGCGTGATTCTGACAGTGAGTTTCTTGATACTGCGTTGGACCAATTTTTACGGCAACCCAGTGCCATGGCAAATGAAAGGGGACACATTAGGTACGATCATTTCTTTTCTCAATGTAGAAAAATATCCCCCTTCCTTGCTTTTTCTCTTAATGACCTTGGGGCCAGCTTGTCTGCTTCTTGCTTTTGCCGAGAAGGCACAAGGGATCGTAGTTGATTTTTTTACCGTATTCGGTAGGGTACCCTTTTTCTTCTACGTTACCCATCTATTTTTATTGCACACTTTAGCAGTGCTTTATGCCTACTACACAGGAATTGGCATGAATTGGTTATTTGGGCCGATTACTTCAGCCAAGCCTGAAAATTACGGCATAGCCATTGGATCTGTGTATTTGATTTGGCCACTGGTCATTATTGCTCTCTATCCCCCTTGTAAATGGTTTGCAGATCTCAAGCAACGCCGAAAAGATTGGTGGTTAAGCTATATTTAG